The following are encoded together in the Methylorubrum sp. B1-46 genome:
- a CDS encoding HAMP domain-containing sensor histidine kinase: MAQNDPAAKAALPWHIEASAGPPPSRSRALAWLGRLGLSGRLFLLTVAFVVLAEILIYVPAVATYRLSRLSDRVAAARVAALVLNAAPEGQVPEETARRLLMGVGARAIAVRVGDTWRYLTDGPAPTAVAETVDLRERGLTGSVGGAFRTLFLPTEAPIRAIGPGQDGFDAVEVLLDEGPLRAALADFSLRLLVACLIIAALAAGLVFFVLQRAIVRPVVRLARDIAAFADDPERTDRIAPCSARTDEIGQAETALARMQVALGGELRQRRRLAELGLSVSKINHELRNLLTTAQLLGDRLESVSDPLVQRVAPRLVETLDRAIRFCEATLAYGRATEPNPQRRMVALAPLLEELTDLADLMPAAHLRVETRAAPDLEIDVDPEQLLRALTNLVRNAVQAHAAAKTADGTVLIEGIRVGPPGAGSVTVLVTDNGPGVPERAKANLFAAFQGSTRAGGTGLGLAIASELVRLNGGTLCLDETAGGARFRIVIPDRAAGAKAA, from the coding sequence GTGGCTCAGAATGATCCGGCGGCAAAAGCCGCCCTGCCCTGGCACATCGAGGCATCGGCCGGCCCGCCGCCGTCGCGTTCGCGCGCCCTCGCCTGGCTCGGGCGGCTGGGGCTGTCGGGCCGTCTGTTCCTCCTGACGGTCGCCTTCGTCGTCCTGGCCGAGATCCTGATCTACGTTCCGGCGGTGGCGACCTACCGGCTCTCGCGGCTGTCCGACCGGGTCGCGGCGGCGCGGGTGGCCGCCCTGGTGCTGAACGCCGCTCCCGAGGGGCAGGTCCCCGAGGAGACCGCCCGGCGCCTGCTGATGGGGGTGGGCGCCCGCGCCATCGCCGTGCGGGTGGGCGACACGTGGCGCTACCTCACCGACGGGCCGGCGCCGACCGCCGTCGCCGAGACGGTCGATCTGCGCGAGCGCGGCCTGACGGGTTCGGTCGGCGGTGCCTTCCGCACGCTGTTCCTTCCTACCGAGGCACCGATCCGGGCGATCGGGCCGGGGCAGGACGGGTTCGACGCGGTCGAGGTCCTGCTCGACGAGGGCCCGCTGCGGGCGGCTCTGGCCGATTTCTCGCTCCGGCTGCTCGTGGCCTGCCTCATCATCGCGGCGCTGGCGGCCGGGCTCGTCTTCTTCGTACTTCAGCGGGCGATCGTGCGGCCGGTGGTCCGGCTCGCCCGCGACATCGCCGCCTTCGCCGACGACCCCGAGCGGACCGATCGAATCGCCCCGTGCTCGGCGCGCACCGACGAGATCGGGCAGGCGGAGACCGCGCTCGCCCGGATGCAGGTGGCGCTCGGCGGCGAGCTGCGCCAGCGGCGGCGGCTGGCCGAACTCGGCCTCTCGGTGAGCAAGATCAACCACGAGCTGCGCAACCTGCTCACCACCGCCCAGCTTCTCGGCGACCGCCTGGAAAGCGTCTCCGACCCGCTGGTGCAGCGCGTCGCGCCGCGCCTCGTGGAGACCCTGGACCGGGCGATCCGCTTCTGCGAGGCGACGCTGGCCTACGGCCGCGCCACGGAGCCGAACCCGCAGCGGCGCATGGTGGCGCTCGCCCCTCTTCTGGAGGAATTGACCGACCTCGCCGACCTGATGCCGGCCGCCCACCTCCGCGTGGAGACCCGCGCGGCGCCGGATCTGGAGATCGACGTCGATCCCGAGCAGCTTCTGCGGGCGCTGACCAACCTCGTGCGCAACGCGGTCCAGGCCCATGCGGCGGCCAAGACCGCGGACGGCACCGTTCTGATCGAGGGCATCCGCGTCGGACCGCCCGGTGCAGGTTCCGTCACGGTCCTCGTGACCGATAACGGCCCCGGCGTGCCCGAGCGGGCCAAGGCCAACCTGTTCGCCGCCTTCCAGGGCTCGACCCGGGCCGGCGGCACGGGGTTGGGCCTCGCCATCGCCTCGGAACTGGTGCGCCTGAACGGCGGCACCCTCTGCCTCGACGAGACGGCGGGCGGCGCGCGCTTCCGCATCGTCATCCCCGACCGCGCCGCGGGGGCGAAGGCGGCGTGA
- a CDS encoding DHA2 family efflux MFS transporter permease subunit: MAATATLAVNPVADPPIDRRRMVAFLCMVFGMFMAILDIQIVSASLNEIQAGLSASGDEIPWVQTSYLIAEVISIPLSGTLSRVLSTRWMFSISAGGFTLMSLMCATSSSIGEMIVWRALQGFIGGGMIPTVFAAAFTIFPPSKRSIVSPMIGLVATLAPTIGPTIGGYLTDLFSWHWLFLINIVPGIFVTISTFLLVDFDRPNFDLLKSFDWAGLAFMAGFLGCLEYVLEEGPNHDWLQDEAVFVCAIVCAVSGLAFFARVFTARQPIVDLRAFSDRNFAAGCAASFVLGIGLYGLTYLYPVYLARVRGYSALQIGETMFVSGLCMFATAPIAGKLSAKLDPRAMMAIGFSGFAVGTWIVTGLTKDWDFDELLWPQVLRGCSLMLCMIPINNIALGTLPPERMKNASGLFNLTRNLGGAVGLALINTILNARWDLHLVRLHERFTWANGAALERLDAMRRQFEVFGGDANGMALKALNNTVRIQGLVMGFEDVFLVLTVLFLGMACATPLIRRPRGAAPAGAGH; the protein is encoded by the coding sequence ATGGCCGCCACCGCGACCCTCGCCGTAAACCCCGTCGCCGACCCGCCCATCGACCGCCGCCGCATGGTGGCGTTCCTGTGCATGGTGTTCGGGATGTTCATGGCGATCCTCGACATCCAGATCGTCTCGGCCTCGCTCAACGAGATCCAGGCCGGGCTCTCGGCCTCGGGCGATGAGATCCCCTGGGTGCAGACGAGCTATCTCATCGCCGAGGTCATCTCGATCCCGCTCTCGGGCACCCTGTCGCGGGTGCTCTCGACGCGGTGGATGTTCTCGATCTCGGCCGGCGGCTTCACGCTGATGAGCCTGATGTGCGCCACCTCCTCGTCGATCGGTGAGATGATCGTCTGGCGTGCCCTCCAAGGCTTCATCGGCGGCGGCATGATCCCGACCGTGTTCGCCGCGGCCTTCACGATCTTTCCGCCCTCCAAGCGCTCCATCGTCTCGCCGATGATCGGCCTCGTGGCGACGCTGGCGCCGACCATCGGCCCGACGATCGGCGGCTACCTCACCGACCTGTTCTCCTGGCACTGGCTGTTCCTGATCAACATCGTGCCAGGCATCTTCGTCACGATCTCGACCTTTCTCCTGGTCGATTTCGACCGGCCGAACTTCGATCTGCTGAAATCCTTCGACTGGGCCGGCCTCGCCTTCATGGCGGGCTTCCTCGGCTGCCTCGAATACGTGCTCGAAGAAGGCCCGAACCATGACTGGTTGCAGGACGAAGCGGTGTTCGTCTGCGCCATCGTCTGCGCCGTATCGGGCTTGGCCTTCTTCGCGCGCGTCTTCACCGCGCGCCAGCCGATCGTCGACCTGCGTGCCTTCTCCGACCGCAACTTCGCCGCCGGCTGCGCAGCGAGCTTCGTCCTCGGCATCGGCCTCTACGGGCTGACCTACCTCTATCCGGTCTATCTCGCCCGCGTGCGCGGCTACTCGGCGCTGCAGATCGGCGAGACGATGTTCGTCTCGGGGCTGTGCATGTTCGCCACCGCGCCGATTGCCGGAAAGCTCTCGGCGAAGCTCGACCCGCGGGCCATGATGGCGATCGGGTTTTCGGGTTTCGCCGTCGGCACCTGGATCGTCACCGGACTGACCAAGGACTGGGATTTTGACGAGCTGCTGTGGCCACAGGTGCTGCGCGGCTGCTCGCTGATGCTGTGCATGATCCCGATCAACAACATCGCGCTCGGTACCCTGCCGCCGGAGCGGATGAAGAACGCGTCCGGTCTGTTCAACCTCACACGCAATCTCGGCGGAGCGGTCGGACTCGCCCTCATCAACACGATCCTGAACGCCCGCTGGGACCTTCACCTCGTGCGTCTGCACGAGCGCTTCACCTGGGCCAACGGCGCGGCGCTGGAGCGGCTCGACGCCATGCGGCGCCAGTTCGAGGTATTCGGCGGCGACGCCAACGGCATGGCGCTGAAGGCGCTCAACAACACCGTGCGGATTCAAGGGCTGGTGATGGGCTTCGAGGACGTGTTCCTCGTCCTCACCGTGCTGTTCTTAGGCATGGCCTGCGCCACGCCGCTGATCCGCCGCCCGCGCGGGGCCGCGCCGGCGGGAGCGGGGCATTGA
- a CDS encoding acyl-CoA dehydrogenase, with the protein MSYRAPVEEMAFTLRHVAGLDAVLARSGAEIGPDDALAILEEAGRFAANVIAPLNRVGDRHGTPFSDGTVTTAPGWVSAYRAFVEGGWNGVLAAPDHGGQGLPHLIAAACTEMWNGANLAFGLCPLLTAGGIEALAAHGSDDLKGRYLEKLVSGEWTATMNLTEPQAGSDLSALRTRAEPNGDGSYRITGAKIYITYGEHDLADNIVHLVLARLKDAPAGTRGISLFLVPKVLPDGRRNDLRCSGIEHKLGIHASPTCSMAFGDAGGATGWLIGEENWGLACMFTMMNSARLNVGLQGVGVAEAAYQKALDYARERRQGRAPGAPEPVSAIVAHADIQRMLLTMKAYTAAARGICYLTAQALDAAHGPEGKAAHDRASLLTPVAKAFSTDIANEVTSLGVQIHGGMGFVEETGAAQLMRDARILGIYEGTNGIQAIDLVTRKLPLDGGATVGAQIAAMRRVAEGVLKDGAPGFGLTAPRLREGIGSLDRATSFLLKALASNRPQEALPGATAYLRLFGLVQGAACLATAGLAASAALKAGETDPAHAARIALARFFAENLLPAAGGLEQAILTGGDFADDPAFALAG; encoded by the coding sequence ATGAGCTATCGCGCGCCCGTCGAGGAGATGGCCTTCACGCTCCGTCACGTCGCGGGGCTCGACGCCGTGCTGGCGCGCAGCGGAGCCGAGATCGGCCCGGACGACGCGCTCGCCATCCTCGAAGAGGCGGGCCGGTTCGCCGCCAACGTTATCGCCCCCTTGAACCGCGTCGGCGACCGCCACGGCACGCCGTTCTCGGACGGGACCGTCACCACCGCACCGGGCTGGGTGTCCGCCTACCGCGCCTTCGTCGAGGGCGGCTGGAACGGCGTGCTCGCCGCCCCCGACCATGGCGGCCAGGGCCTGCCGCACCTGATCGCCGCCGCCTGCACCGAGATGTGGAACGGCGCCAACCTCGCTTTCGGCCTCTGCCCGCTGCTCACCGCCGGCGGCATCGAGGCGCTGGCCGCCCACGGCTCCGACGACCTGAAGGGCCGCTATCTCGAAAAGCTCGTCTCGGGCGAGTGGACCGCGACCATGAACCTGACCGAGCCGCAGGCGGGTTCGGACCTCTCCGCTCTGCGCACGCGGGCCGAGCCCAACGGCGACGGCAGCTACCGGATCACGGGCGCCAAGATCTACATCACCTACGGCGAGCACGATCTTGCCGACAACATCGTCCACTTGGTGCTGGCCCGGCTGAAGGACGCGCCGGCCGGCACCCGCGGCATCTCGCTGTTTCTCGTGCCGAAGGTGCTGCCGGACGGGCGCCGCAACGACCTGCGATGTTCGGGCATCGAGCACAAGCTCGGCATCCACGCTTCGCCGACCTGCTCCATGGCCTTCGGTGACGCGGGCGGAGCCACCGGCTGGCTGATCGGCGAGGAGAACTGGGGGCTGGCCTGCATGTTCACGATGATGAACTCGGCCCGGCTCAATGTCGGGCTGCAGGGCGTCGGCGTGGCGGAAGCGGCCTATCAGAAGGCCCTCGACTATGCCCGCGAGCGCCGCCAGGGCCGGGCGCCGGGCGCGCCCGAGCCGGTCAGCGCCATCGTCGCGCATGCCGACATCCAGCGCATGCTTTTGACCATGAAAGCCTACACGGCGGCGGCGCGCGGCATTTGTTACCTCACCGCGCAAGCCCTCGACGCGGCGCACGGCCCCGAGGGCAAGGCGGCACATGACCGTGCCTCCCTGCTGACGCCGGTGGCCAAAGCCTTCTCCACCGACATCGCCAACGAGGTGACCTCGCTCGGCGTCCAGATCCATGGCGGCATGGGCTTCGTCGAGGAGACGGGTGCGGCCCAGCTCATGCGCGATGCCCGCATCCTCGGCATCTACGAGGGCACCAACGGTATCCAGGCGATCGATCTCGTCACCCGAAAGCTGCCGCTCGACGGCGGTGCCACGGTCGGTGCCCAGATCGCCGCGATGCGGCGGGTGGCGGAGGGCGTGCTGAAGGACGGCGCACCCGGCTTCGGCCTCACCGCGCCGCGGCTTCGCGAGGGCATCGGCAGCCTCGACCGGGCGACGAGCTTCCTGCTGAAGGCGCTCGCCTCGAACCGGCCGCAAGAGGCGCTGCCCGGCGCGACGGCGTATCTGCGCCTGTTCGGCCTCGTTCAGGGCGCGGCCTGCCTCGCGACCGCCGGGCTCGCCGCGAGCGCCGCGCTCAAAGCGGGCGAGACCGATCCGGCCCATGCCGCGCGCATCGCGCTCGCCCGCTTCTTCGCCGAGAACCTGCTGCCGGCGGCCGGCGGCCTGGAGCAGGCGATCCTGACCGGCGGCGACTTCGCCGACGATCCTGCCTTCGCGCTCGCGGGGTGA
- a CDS encoding TetR/AcrR family transcriptional regulator, translating into MASAATQDRGQAAPQGTSQASSSGESEKRRQILEGARQVFMASGFDGASMGEIAKTANVSKGTLYVYFDSKEALFEALTTEAKAGLAENLFRLDEDDPDVRAVLTRLGTSYLAMMARPEHVSIIRMVMGACEKFPRFGQAFYEAGPACGVGRLRAYLDAQVAAGRLAADDTDLAAKHFLQLCQAGMLTRLLFNAGAAPGEAEIAHRVAEAVRVFFAGYGPAAAR; encoded by the coding sequence ATGGCGAGCGCGGCGACACAGGATCGGGGGCAGGCGGCTCCGCAGGGAACCTCTCAGGCGTCCTCTTCGGGCGAGAGCGAGAAGCGCCGGCAGATTCTGGAGGGCGCGCGGCAGGTCTTCATGGCGTCCGGCTTCGACGGGGCCAGCATGGGCGAGATCGCCAAGACGGCCAACGTCTCGAAGGGCACGCTCTACGTCTACTTCGATAGCAAGGAGGCGCTGTTCGAAGCCCTGACCACCGAGGCGAAGGCGGGCTTGGCCGAGAACCTGTTCCGGCTCGACGAGGACGACCCGGACGTGCGCGCGGTGCTGACGCGGCTCGGCACCAGCTATCTCGCGATGATGGCGCGGCCGGAGCACGTCTCGATCATCCGCATGGTGATGGGCGCCTGCGAGAAGTTTCCCCGGTTCGGGCAGGCCTTCTACGAGGCCGGCCCGGCCTGCGGCGTCGGCCGGCTCAGGGCCTATCTCGACGCGCAGGTCGCGGCCGGGCGCCTCGCCGCCGACGACACCGACCTCGCCGCCAAGCACTTCCTCCAGCTCTGCCAGGCCGGGATGCTGACGCGCCTGCTGTTCAACGCCGGCGCGGCGCCCGGCGAGGCGGAGATCGCCCACCGGGTCGCGGAAGCCGTCCGGGTCTTCTTCGCCGGATACGGGCCGGCCGCGGCGCGATAA
- a CDS encoding TVP38/TMEM64 family protein, with amino-acid sequence MTPGGGEGGRPDDGSRERQAGPETSGARRPWLRWLPLLVLAALSVGILASGGARILDLDQLSESRVWLQSLIAEDRVRAIALACLVYVGSVVVSLPATLVLTVLAGLLFGPVTGALMAIGSSTTGAAIVFSVGRYAAGDLIRRKAGPRVGRFAEGFRRDGFGYILILRLLPIFPYWITNIAPAAFGVRLRTFALATLLGLTPGAFIYAGLGAGLEDMLSTRDAAKAACLAAGGMDCSQGINLRALVTPGMVAALAALAGFALLTVYLRRRLERRTLRA; translated from the coding sequence ATGACGCCAGGGGGCGGCGAGGGCGGTCGGCCGGATGATGGATCGCGTGAGCGGCAAGCCGGGCCCGAGACATCGGGGGCGCGCCGGCCCTGGCTGCGCTGGCTCCCGCTTCTGGTCCTCGCTGCGCTGTCCGTCGGCATCCTCGCCTCGGGCGGCGCCCGCATCCTCGACCTCGATCAATTGTCCGAGTCGCGGGTCTGGCTCCAGTCGCTCATCGCCGAGGACCGGGTCCGGGCGATCGCGCTGGCCTGCCTCGTCTATGTCGGCTCGGTCGTGGTCTCGCTGCCCGCCACCCTGGTGCTCACGGTGCTGGCCGGGCTGCTGTTCGGCCCCGTCACCGGAGCCCTGATGGCCATCGGCTCGTCGACGACGGGGGCGGCGATCGTGTTTTCGGTCGGGCGCTACGCCGCCGGCGACCTGATCCGGCGCAAGGCCGGCCCCCGCGTCGGGCGCTTCGCCGAGGGCTTCCGCCGCGACGGCTTCGGCTACATCCTGATCCTGCGGCTGCTGCCGATCTTTCCCTACTGGATCACCAACATCGCCCCGGCGGCCTTCGGCGTGCGGCTGCGTACCTTCGCGCTCGCCACCCTGCTCGGGCTGACGCCGGGTGCCTTCATCTATGCCGGGCTCGGCGCCGGGCTCGAGGACATGTTGTCCACGCGCGACGCGGCAAAGGCGGCCTGCCTCGCCGCGGGAGGAATGGATTGCTCGCAAGGCATCAATCTGCGCGCGCTGGTGACGCCCGGAATGGTGGCGGCGCTGGCGGCTCTGGCAGGGTTTGCTCTTTTGACAGTTTATCTGCGCCGACGGCTTGAGCGGCGGACGCTTCGCGCATAA
- a CDS encoding L-threonylcarbamoyladenylate synthase has translation MDAPPSTIPTLRLAADADGLAQAAALIGAGRLVALPTETVYGLGADATDPEAVAAIYAAKGRPRFNPLIAHVATIEAARAEGVFDEAALRLAEAFWPGPLTLVVPAAPGGSVCDLARAGLDSVALRVPAHAAARALLERVGRPLAAPSANRSGRVSPTSAEHVLSDLDGRIAAVLDGGECPVGVESSVVACLGGAPRLLRPGGVTRQALAAVLGFDPEAAGDPGSRPVGPGLLASHYAPRAGVRLDAARIEPGEAVLLFGAFRPAGLERAVAAESLSERGDPAEAAARLFGALRRLDASGAPTIAVVPVPEAGLGEAINDRLRRAAAPR, from the coding sequence ATGGACGCCCCACCGTCAACCATCCCCACGCTGCGCCTGGCCGCCGACGCGGACGGCCTCGCGCAGGCGGCCGCGCTGATCGGGGCGGGGCGCCTCGTCGCCCTACCGACGGAGACAGTCTACGGGCTCGGGGCCGATGCCACCGATCCGGAGGCCGTGGCCGCGATCTATGCGGCCAAGGGGCGTCCGCGCTTCAACCCGCTGATCGCCCATGTCGCCACGATCGAGGCCGCACGGGCCGAGGGCGTGTTCGACGAAGCCGCCCTTCGGCTCGCGGAAGCATTCTGGCCGGGGCCGCTGACCCTGGTGGTGCCGGCGGCGCCCGGCGGCTCGGTCTGCGATCTTGCGCGTGCCGGGCTCGACTCCGTGGCGCTGCGCGTGCCGGCCCATGCCGCCGCCCGCGCGCTGCTGGAGCGGGTCGGGCGGCCGCTGGCGGCGCCCTCGGCCAACCGCTCGGGACGGGTCAGTCCCACCAGCGCCGAGCACGTGCTGAGCGATCTCGACGGGCGCATCGCGGCGGTGCTCGATGGTGGCGAATGCCCGGTCGGGGTCGAATCCTCCGTGGTCGCCTGCCTCGGCGGGGCACCCCGGCTGCTGCGCCCCGGCGGGGTGACACGGCAGGCTCTGGCCGCCGTCCTCGGCTTTGACCCGGAGGCGGCCGGCGATCCGGGCTCGCGGCCCGTGGGGCCGGGCCTGCTCGCCTCGCACTACGCCCCGCGGGCCGGCGTACGGCTCGACGCCGCCCGCATCGAACCGGGTGAGGCGGTGCTGCTGTTCGGCGCGTTCCGCCCGGCTGGGCTGGAGCGAGCGGTGGCGGCCGAATCCTTGAGCGAGCGCGGCGATCCGGCGGAGGCCGCTGCCCGGCTGTTCGGGGCCCTGCGCCGGCTCGACGCCTCCGGCGCGCCGACTATCGCCGTCGTTCCGGTGCCGGAGGCGGGGCTAGGCGAGGCGATCAACGACCGCCTGCGCCGGGCGGCGGCTCCGCGCTAG
- a CDS encoding HlyD family secretion protein: protein MSLREDAGRSEAALETAEVERAEAGRSPALRPASITEPVPPSPAKPRRPLRRAVLGLVLCAALGGGAYAGWDWWTVGRFFVSTDDAYVQADISVLAAKVSGYLAAVPVVNGQAVKRGDVIARLDDGDYRLALKAAQDKLATQESTIARIGRQAEAAQAQVLQSAAQIDAAKADAVRASADYARATGMQADYVAKSRLDQAKADRDRTEAAVKSAEAALIAARANVEVLRAQGREAENLAAELRTAADRAQRDLDFAVIRAPFDGVVGNKAVEAGAYVAPGSRIAALVPLQSVRVDANFKETQLGRVRPGQEVHIHVDAYPDRDIVGTVESLSPASGSVFSLLPPDNATGNFTKIVQRLPVRVHVPEAVAREGLLRPGLSVVVRVDTRAGADAPVQKLAARR from the coding sequence ATGTCGCTTCGTGAGGATGCCGGCCGGTCCGAGGCTGCGCTCGAGACGGCCGAGGTGGAGCGGGCCGAGGCCGGCCGTTCCCCGGCCCTGCGCCCCGCCTCCATCACCGAGCCGGTGCCGCCCTCCCCCGCCAAGCCCCGGCGCCCGCTGCGGCGCGCGGTGCTGGGGCTCGTGCTCTGTGCGGCTCTCGGCGGGGGCGCCTATGCCGGCTGGGATTGGTGGACGGTCGGGCGCTTCTTCGTCAGCACCGACGACGCCTACGTCCAGGCGGACATCTCGGTGCTCGCCGCCAAGGTCTCGGGCTATCTCGCGGCGGTGCCGGTGGTGAACGGGCAGGCGGTCAAGCGCGGCGACGTGATCGCCCGGCTCGACGATGGCGATTACCGTCTCGCCCTGAAGGCGGCGCAAGACAAGCTCGCCACCCAGGAGAGCACCATCGCCCGGATCGGCCGGCAGGCCGAGGCCGCGCAGGCGCAGGTGCTGCAGAGTGCGGCGCAGATCGATGCCGCCAAGGCCGACGCGGTGCGGGCGAGCGCCGATTACGCCCGCGCCACGGGGATGCAGGCCGACTACGTCGCGAAATCCCGCCTGGATCAGGCGAAGGCCGACCGCGACCGCACCGAGGCGGCGGTGAAATCGGCCGAGGCGGCCCTCATTGCGGCACGCGCCAATGTCGAGGTGCTGCGGGCGCAGGGGCGCGAGGCGGAAAACCTCGCCGCGGAACTGCGCACGGCGGCCGACCGCGCGCAGCGCGACCTCGACTTCGCGGTGATCCGCGCGCCCTTCGACGGCGTCGTCGGCAACAAGGCAGTGGAGGCCGGCGCCTACGTCGCGCCGGGTTCGCGCATCGCCGCCCTGGTGCCGCTGCAGAGCGTGCGGGTCGATGCGAATTTCAAGGAGACGCAGCTCGGCCGGGTCCGGCCGGGGCAGGAGGTCCACATCCACGTGGACGCCTATCCCGACCGCGACATCGTCGGCACGGTGGAATCGCTCTCGCCCGCCTCCGGCTCGGTCTTCAGCCTGCTGCCGCCCGACAACGCCACCGGCAACTTCACCAAGATCGTCCAGCGCCTGCCGGTGCGCGTCCACGTGCCGGAGGCGGTCGCCCGCGAGGGCCTACTGCGGCCGGGCCTGTCCGTGGTGGTGCGGGTCGATACCCGCGCGGGCGCCGACGCGCCGGTGCAGAAGCTTGCTGCCCGGCGCTGA
- a CDS encoding class I SAM-dependent methyltransferase produces MLSERAPEAGPTTDLMRKAYARWAPVYDVVYDKLTEPAARAAVEAAVAHGPRVLEAGVGTGLSLGYYPRDSFVCGVDLSEDMLKRARGKVRRKGLTHVKGLQVMDVCRLGYADASFDAVVAQFLITLVPNPEAALSEFLRVVRPGGGIVLANHFGQSNGPVARVEEIVAPLCTKIGWSSDFKATRIEAWARRNGVEVVGLAPTFPGGFFKILRMRKPG; encoded by the coding sequence ATGCTGAGCGAGCGGGCGCCCGAGGCCGGGCCGACCACCGATTTGATGCGCAAGGCCTATGCCCGTTGGGCACCGGTCTACGACGTCGTCTACGACAAGCTCACCGAGCCCGCCGCCCGCGCCGCCGTCGAGGCGGCGGTCGCCCACGGGCCGCGGGTGCTGGAGGCCGGCGTTGGCACCGGCCTGTCCCTCGGCTACTATCCGCGCGACAGCTTCGTCTGCGGCGTCGATCTCTCCGAGGACATGCTCAAGCGCGCCCGCGGAAAAGTCCGCCGCAAGGGGCTGACCCACGTCAAGGGTCTCCAGGTCATGGATGTCTGCCGCCTCGGCTACGCCGATGCGAGCTTCGACGCGGTGGTGGCGCAGTTCCTCATCACCCTGGTGCCGAACCCGGAGGCCGCGCTCTCCGAATTCCTGCGCGTGGTGCGCCCCGGCGGCGGCATCGTGCTCGCCAACCATTTCGGCCAGTCGAACGGTCCGGTGGCGCGGGTCGAGGAGATCGTTGCACCGCTCTGCACCAAGATCGGCTGGTCCTCCGACTTCAAGGCGACTCGGATCGAGGCCTGGGCCCGGCGCAACGGCGTCGAAGTCGTCGGTCTCGCGCCGACCTTCCCCGGCGGCTTCTTCAAGATCCTGCGGATGCGCAAGCCGGGCTGA